In Procambarus clarkii isolate CNS0578487 chromosome 30, FALCON_Pclarkii_2.0, whole genome shotgun sequence, the DNA window tctctgcctttgttaattgctgtaaagtcaggcctcgggagagatagtcagctggattctttttggtgggtacatatcttagtttataccctgctgacaactctcgtatttccttaatgcggttactcacgtaaggattcttactattattttttttaacccctgtaacactgcctcattatctgaccataccactgtttcttcaaagtggatgttGCTTAACGAGGTAATGCCcccttaaggccttgatcagataatgagccaatcttacacctagcagtaaggctgttaattccagttgtggcaatgatcttttctttaaaggtgccacaCTGGCCTTTGATGTttgcaaattggcttgcccatttgagaccaggtaagctactgtgccataagcctttcctgaggcatcacaaaatacatgtagcttaattggttcattttcatttactactgtgttccgagggaacttgacagactttaggatacttaaatctttcactagcccttgccatttttcttgtaaggtaggtgttagaagatcatcccagtcaatcttttgttgccaacattcctgcattATCAACTTTCCATTAATTAAGAGTGGACTTAATAGTCCTAATGGAtcaaagggtttgctgacttgtgagagtaattttctcattgttaagttagtggtatcgggctccaccgacttgattgtcaactgatctgTTGTCGTGTTCCATTCGACGCCTAGTACTTTTGTCCTTTCGGGTACCTGGTAGTCAGGAAATTCAGTTgcgatcagttgatttaatttggcattgttggagacccacgactggagaggcatattagctcccattaattctcaattgacctcatggtatatgttcaacagtttactctcactgttggttgttccttgaaaattatccacATACAAGTTTTTACTAATTTCTGTTTTgtttgggctattggacttcttcaagtgcataTCTAaagtagcttgaagcagaaaagGTGAAGAAGTGGCCCAAAGCAAAACATTCGGAAACCTGTAAGTGATTAAATCACTGTTTGGATCgttaggatccttgatccataggaactttctgtagttccggtcttcttcttggaGACCTACCCAAAGGAAAGCCTTACTGATGTCAGCCATATATGTATAAGTCCCAATAcggaactttaacagcacgtcgtatagcctttgtgtcaggctagggcTAGTTTGAAGACAGTCAATTAACGAAATACTACTCTGCCTTATCTTAGcgctgcaattaaatactatccgtagtggggtagtagcagaattttactgtacagggtggtgtggcaggtagtgcccttcctttgggttatgattagtaacaacttcgataaatttgtcatcgagttgcttctgtattatttcatgatGCAACTTtaagttctcaggttgtctttgtaagcgcaacacctgtgatcttaattggttttgtgccataAAATAGTTCACGGCTAGCTGaaggtgattcagcttccatgataacctgacccagtattgattatctctgtagataaccgAGTcaaggtattgtttgtaagtccagtcatcatctgggctaggttgttcagggacaatgccgagagttgccaagTCCCATAGTTTATGtacagggggatcaagctcatcctcggacatgtctctgagttgcagaggagactgttctcctagtcatgcaaccattactgggttggcatgttggtggtctacaggtgcgggttgtttcAGCCAtgatactgggcctgttagcaaataaccacctgcagatggtaacaagttcattccttgtttttcttcctttcctttgataaacttatggtGGACATCTGATCCactaaggattccaatattggaaaggtGGTCTGATGTGATTTTATCAGCCAAATGGATTCCCTTTTCTTTCAGGAATTTGGCTGGTGTCCCTAGACCATATacatacaggtctgttgggaatctatctaTTACCAGAGCTTGTATCTTTCGGACATAACCTCCTAAACGTACTTTGGGTTGTACTACCCTGAAGACTCGGGCACCTGTGTTAGTCAGGAATTTTGCTAAGTCTATTCGTGTCTCTCttacaggtgtaagtttcagaGCATCTACCAACCCCTTTGATATAAAAGTCATTTGGTatccttggtcaaataatccATGTACGGTGGCTTTGGACTCTCCATTTATAATGATCAATTGAGCAGTGGGTAAAGTTGATTTATGATCAGACCTTGTTGacaagacacttatgtcaggtaacacagtacaaagctgtTCTGAAGTGGtagttccttcctcctcctgtggtttggcaatctttgtacttgagtccccacaaagtgctgtatggtgttgaccctcaTGGCACCTATTGCAGGTGCGTATTTGAGTTGTACAGGTGTCGGGATTGTGTGCTCTTATACACTTGGTACATTtacgtaactccttgagtcgttttatgcgtgtaGCACGATCGGGGTAAACTTTGCAATAGTATATGGAATGTGGTTGTTCACAGAACACACATGGTTTCCAGACGTTAACAGCATCTTGGGGAGTCACTGATTTGGGTGACacgttaactgtaggtttggagcgACCAACTGCATATGTGCCCATACTGCCTTGTTTCCACTTTGGGGAGAGGGAAATTCTTTTAAAtttgtttggagtactgtttgtactctgttgtttactattagtggtAGACAAATGATTAGATGTCCCTTTTCCATCTGGGTTATCTCTTTGTCTCTCTATTACGGAATGCAAACCTTCGCTTATCTCCTTTACAGTCAGAGAAGACTTGTTATATaagacaaacaacttatccagtacgtCACTGGGTAATTTGCATTTCATATGGACTTGGATTATCCAATCAGATTCGTCCaggttcactttatttttaagtgccttgagcaaggactcaagctccaatctaaatGTTTGGAGTGAGTCAGCTGTACTATTTGGAGGGTTAATGTCCAACAGCTTATGGGTTAGAAGTCTGATAGTCCATGCAAATATGTAAATTTTGTTGTCTTTGCTACATTGGCATTAGAATGCACAGAATcaacaaatttgttccagaagttgtcccaactctcgtcctctgtaccagagaaagtagggagactgagtgatggcaatttgacttctggttgtgTCTGGTTTTGGGAAGCTGTGGCTGCAGTATTTGTATTGGCCTTATGTGTGGTTATTAAATCGTCAAAGTGTTGTAACTTTGCATTGGTACAGGCCTCGGAACAATAagagtgcttgttgtaagttctgtttgctatgagccgagattgaaaaagttaggctagaaaaatGTATATGAAGTGTCTTCCTGTTATAAttaatgtatatgtaaatattgtgtaaaatattgcactaatgttatatatatatatagatatcctAATCAGGATCTTGAATCCGGTTCGTTGAGGACCATAAATTATGTGGGAATATCCTGGCAGCTTAATTCCTTTTTATTCTGTATTCTGTTATTCTATTATTCTGTTATTCCTTTTTATCTCTGTATGCATAAGGAGTAAATATACACTCATTGGCAACCTTCTCATCCATGGTGGGGCCATAGGGAGGTCCCAGCCCTCTGTCACCTCGTGTGTCCGATTGAGTGCGGACTGTGTCGACGCGCGCTCCATTATCATTCCTGGAATAGCgcattgttgcatctactgcacaaaCTCTTATAAAGAGATAGTGCCAGAAGATAAGAGCAGCAAATCTGGCACTCGGTCGCCGTCTTTATCAGTAAAAGAAAGCCGCTTGAGCGCGAATAAGAGTAATatccagtgagagatggtggcGCACCGAcacctcctcaaccttcctcacacaccacctcaaccttcctcacacaccacctctaccttcctcacaccctcctcaaccttcctcacacacctcctcaaccttcctcacacaccacctctaccttcctcacaccctcctcaaccttcctcacacacctcctcaaccttcctcacacaccacctcaaccttcctcacacaccacctctaccttcctcacaccctcctcaaccttcctcacacacaacctcaaccttcctcacacaccacctcaaccttcctcacaccctcctcaaccttcctcacacaccacctcaaccttcctcacacaccacctctaccttcctcacaccctcctcaaccttcctcacacacctcctcaaccttcctcacacaccacctcaaccttcctcacacaccacctcaaccttcctcacacaccacctcaaccttcctcacacacctcctcaaccttcctcacacaccacctcaaccttcctcacaccctccacaaccttcctcacacacctcctcaaccttcctcacacaccacctcaaccttcctcacacaccacctcaaccTTCTTCACAccctcctcaaccttcctcacacacaacctcaaccttcctcacacaccacctcaaccttcctcacacaccacctcaaccttcctcacacacctcctcaaccttcctcacacaccacctcaaatttcctcacacaccacctcaaccttcctcacacacctcctcaaccttcctcacacaccacctcaaccttcctcacacacaaCCTCAACCTTCTTCACAccctcctcaaccttcctcacacaccacctcaaccttcctcacacaccacctcaaccttcctcacacacaaCCTCAACCTTCTTCACAccctcctcaaccttcctcacacaccttcctcaaccctcctagaccctcctcacacaccttcctagaCCTCCCTCCCTACAACAAGCC includes these proteins:
- the LOC138369943 gene encoding uncharacterized protein, with protein sequence MKCKLPSDVLDKLFVLYNKSSLTVKEISEGLHSVIERQRDNPDGKGTSNHLSTTNSKQQSTNSTPNKFKRISLSPKWKQGSMGTYAVGRSKPTVNVSPKSVTPQDAVNVWKPCVFCEQPHSIYYCKVYPDRATRIKRLKELRKCTKCIRAHNPDTCTTQIRTCNRCHEGQHHTALCGDSSTKIAKPQEEEGTTTSEQLCTVLPDISVLSTRSDHKSTLPTAQLIIINGESKATVHGLFDQGYQMTFISKGLVDALKLTPVRETRIDLAKFLTNTGARVFRVVQPKVRLGGYVRKIQALVIDRFPTDLYVYGLGTPAKFLKEKGIHLADKITSDHLSNIGILSGSDVHHKFIKGKEEKQGMNLLPSAGGYLLTGPVSWLKQPAPVDHQHANPVMVA
- the LOC138369942 gene encoding uncharacterized protein, producing MSEDELDPPVHKLWDLATLGIVPEQPSPDDDWTYKQYLDSVIYRDNQYWVRLSWKLNHLQLAVNYFMAQNQLRSQVLRLQRQPENLKLHHEIIQKQLDDKFIEVVTNHNPKEGHYLPHHPVQ